The Acinetobacter shaoyimingii DNA segment GGTGAAGACGGTTATTTGGGCATGGAAGAAATTGAAGTGATTAATCCTGTACTTCAGACGTATCGAGCGCAAGGGATTGATATGAGTTTAAGTTTACCCGCGGATACTTTATTTACCCCTGAAAATTTAAAAAATGCAGATGCGGTTTTAGCGATGTATCACGATCAGGGCCTACCTGTGTTAAAATCTCAAGGATTCGGGGAAGCCATTAATATTACCTTAGGTTTACCTTTCATTCGTACATCAGTTGACCATGGTACAGCACTCTCCCTTGCAGGTACTGGACGCGCAAAAAGTTCAAGTTTGCATGTTGCTGTTGATTTAGCGCTAGATTTGGCTCGTCACTGATTTTGTATCACTTATTCACGTTGGAAATGTTTTATGTATCAAATTAATGCCTTAAACCCAAAAGAAGAAGGGCATCAGGCTCGAAAACGATTTGGTCAAAACTTTTTACATGACCAACGTGTCATTGCGAAAATTGTCCGTTCGGTGAATCCGCGTCCGGGTGACAATGTTTTAGAAATTGGTCCTGGTTTAGCGGCATTAACATCACCACTAATTGGTGAATGTGATGCATTGACAGTGTTGGAGTTAGACCGAGATTTAGCAGCAGGTTTGCCTGGTCGTGTGCCACATCCTGAACGTTTAACCATTATTGAAACTGATGCATTGCGTTACGACTATTCACAGTTATTTCAAGAAGGTCGTCCTTTACGTGTTGTAGGCAATTTACCCTATAACATTTCTACCCCTTTGCTTTTCCATCTCTTAGAGTTTGGTGGTCAAGTGAAAGACATGCATTTCATGCTACAAAAAGAAGTGGTGGATCGTATTACCGCAGAGCCAAATACCAAAGAATATGGTCGTTTGTCAGTGATGATTCAATACTTTTGTAAACCAACTTTCTTATTTGAAGTGCCACCAGGATCATTCAATCCACCACCGAAAGTGACATCTGCTGTATTCCGCTTAGAACCATACCAAGACAAACCCATTGTGGCGAAGAATGAGAAAGCCTTAGCTCGATTGGTTTCACATGTATTTACCCAGCGTCGTAAAACACTGCGTAATAGCTTAAAGGGCATG contains these protein-coding regions:
- the rsmA gene encoding 16S rRNA (adenine(1518)-N(6)/adenine(1519)-N(6))-dimethyltransferase RsmA, which encodes MYQINALNPKEEGHQARKRFGQNFLHDQRVIAKIVRSVNPRPGDNVLEIGPGLAALTSPLIGECDALTVLELDRDLAAGLPGRVPHPERLTIIETDALRYDYSQLFQEGRPLRVVGNLPYNISTPLLFHLLEFGGQVKDMHFMLQKEVVDRITAEPNTKEYGRLSVMIQYFCKPTFLFEVPPGSFNPPPKVTSAVFRLEPYQDKPIVAKNEKALARLVSHVFTQRRKTLRNSLKGMLVEDGFEKAGVDPMARPETLTLAQFVALSDNMVA